The Thermodesulfobacterium sp. TA1 sequence GAAGGATTTTTATCAGAGGCAATCGATTTTGCTCAAAAGGTAGCTTCTGTAACCAAAGGCAGAAACGAAGCCTGTGTGGCTAATCTTATAAGGTTTAAATCCCTTTTTTTGATGGGAAAAGGCCCTTTAGTGGTTAAAGAGGTAAAAGAATTTCTTGATTCTTATTGTGATGATGCTATCAAAAAAGAGGCTAAAATTCTTTTGTATCACTTTAAAGTTTTGCCTGAAAAGGAGATAAAGGACCTTTCAGCTACAGAGATAAAAAAAAATATAAGAGAGTTTTATAAAACCCAAATAGTTTATCTCTTGCGTCAGGGTAAGGTTGATGAAGCAAGGTCTAAGGTTTTTTACTACATAAACGTATATGGGGCTCCAGAAGAAGCCCCAGAACTTCTGTTAAAACTTGCAGAAGCTTATTTTAAAAAAGGAGAGCGAGAAAAGGCTAAGAACCTTTATCAACTTATCATTACTTTTTGGGATAAAGGCAACCCAAGTTTGGTTTCTAAGTTTAGGCTTTATCAGATAGCTTATGAAAAAGCGCCTTTTAAAGAACTTTTACCAAGACAAACTAAAGAAGACCTCCTTTCTTTTTCCGCACAGGTAAAGGCTAAATTTTCTAAAACCCCTTTGGCTGAAGAGGCGCACTTAGTAGAGTTAAGGGTGCTTTCTGACCTTAAAAACTATAAATTTTTAAGAAAAAGCGCTTTAGAATTTTTTCAGCAATTTCCTGAAAGCTTAAACCTAAAAGAAGTAAACCAATTTTATTGCATGGCTGTGTCTCAACTTTTTAAAGAAGGTATCGAGGCCCAACGCATTTCTGAGGTTTTATCCTTAGAAAAAGAAGATAAAGAACAATTGGCTAAGGTAAAATGTGGTGAACCCTTTTATGTTTTAGGAAACATGTTTTTAGATTATAAGCTTTATACGAGAGCTGTCTTAGAATACATCAAGGCCTTTGAGGTTGGGGTGCCTGCTGAGATAAAACCTTCTCTACTTTTAAACCTCAGCTTTGTTGCGGTTGAAACAGAAGAACCTGAGGTGTTCTTTTCTGTTTTTGGGTACTTGCTCTCGACTTATCAAGAGAAAAGTTTAGCTACCTATCCTTTTTATCATTACCTTAGGACTTTATACGAAGGAAAAAAAAGTTTATCTCAGGCAGAAAAATATCTTACCCAAGCTTTATCTTCTAACCTTTCAGATTTTTATAAAAAAAGGCTTATTTCTTTTATGTTTAATCAGGCTCTTATTACTAAACAATATGCCAAAGCCTGGGGATATCTGCAAAATTCCTATTTTCAACCAGAGCTTAAGGATTACCTACTGATCCTTTTAGAAAGTTTAGGTAAAGACAACCTTACCTTTGAAAGGGCTCTTGAGGTAGCTAAACAAAGGTTCCCTAAAGAGCCTAAGATAGCCCTGATAGAGGTTTATTATTTAGAAAGCAAAGGAAAGATAGGAAAGGCAGATACCATATGGCAGGGATTGACCGAAGCCTCGAATTTAGAAAAAGAGCTGGCTGAAATTTATAAAAAAAATAAAGAGCTGGTAGAAAGAGCACAAAAGTTAGTTTTTTAGGAGAAAAATGAGAGGAAAGGTTGTCTTAATAGGAGATAGTTTAGAAATAAAACTTTTAAAAGACTTTTTGGAAGAAAGAGAGATAGAAACTTTTTGGTCTTCTAAAAAGGAGGCTTTCCCTAAAATAGACCCAAACGAGATAGATGTCATGGTTTATGAACTTGATTATCCCCAAACTAAAAGCTTAGAAATACTTCATCAACTTTTTAACCAAGGGGTTAAAAACATCGTTTTTTTAGCAGAAAAAGCAGACTTAGAAGATGCGGTTGAGTTTGTAAAACATGGTGCCTATGATTTTAAACTCCTTTCTACCCCTCTTGAGTTAATAGAAAAAACCGTGCTTTTCGCTTTAGAGGACAAAAGGATTTTATGGCAGGAAGAAAGTTTTATCACCCGAGATCCTTATATGTTAGACATCTTAAAAAAACTTGAAGTAGTATCCCAAAGTAAAGTTCCTGTTCTGTTGATAGGGGAATCAGGCACAGGAAAAGAGCTACTTGCCAAGTATATACATCAAAAAAGTCCAAGAAGGTTTGGTCCTTTTATAGCTATAAACTGTGCCGCCCTTCCTGAAACCCTTCTTGAATCAGAACTTTTTGGCTATGAAAAAGGAGCTTTTTCTGGAGCTAACTTTAGGAAAAAAGGAAAGATAGAACTGGCAGAGGGAGGGACTCTATTTTTAGACGAGATAGCTGAGATGAACCCTAATCTTCAGAGCAAACTTTTACGTGTATTGCAAGAAGGGGAAGTTGATAGACTCGGGGGATACCATCCGATAAAGGTAGACGTTAGGTTTTTGGCAGCTACCAATAGAGACATTGAAAAAGAAGTTCAAGAAGGTAGGTTTAGGTCAGACCTATACTATAGATTAAACGTTATTACCGTTAAAATACCACCTTTAAGAGAAAGAAAAGAGGATGTCAAATTTTTGTCAAGTTTTTTTCTGGAAAAATTTTCCCGTTTATACCGAAAGACTTTAAAAGGTTTTTCTGAAGAGACACAAAAATTTTTGTTGGAATATCCCTTTCCTGGAAACGTAAGAGAACTTAAAAACATGATAGAAAGAGCAGTTCTTATCTGTGAAAAGGACGTGATAGAGGTTAAACATCTGATAGACCCTTTTTCTCAAAACGAAAAAAGAGAAATGAGCTTAGGCATGAATTTTGATAATAAATCTTCGGATTTAGTGGTAAAACCTTTGGAAGAGCTTGAAAGGGAAGCTATCATGAAGGCTTTGGAAGTGGCTAAAGGTAATAAAACACGGGCGGCTGAGCTCCTTGGGATTACGGTTAGAACGTTGAGGAATAAGTTAAAACAATATCAGGCTACCAAGTTTTCTGAAGGGAGGATTTAAGGATGTGGGGGTTGTTTGAAAAGACATTTAATACCGTAAAATTAGCTCTGAACTTAAGGGCTAAAAAACATAGCTTACTTGCTTCAAACATAGCCAATGTTGATACCCCTGGTTATAGAAGAAGAGACCTCCCTTTTGAAAAAATTATGCAAACCTACCTTTCAAACGAGTCTAACCTTAAAACTACCAGACCTAAACATTTTACCGGTAAAGAAAACCTTGTCAAAAAAATGACGGAAGAAATGGAGAGGGTACAGACTTTAGGTACTCCGAACAATGTAAGTTTAGAAGAGGAGATAAGTTTATTGACTGAAAATCAGTTGATGTATGAAGCTACTTTACAGGCCTTGGCTAAAGAGTTGGAAAGGTTGAAAGAGGCAATTACTGAGGGAGGTAAGTAAAAATGAGACTTTTAGATATTTCTAAGGTTGCTGCAAGTGGGCTTTTTGCTCAGAGAACCAGATTAAACGTAGCAGCCACCAACATAGCCAATGCTCAGGTAACAAGGACTTTGGAAGGAGGTCCTTATAAAGCCAAAAACGTGGTGTTAAAGGCTGTTCCTCTTAAGGACAGAGAAAATCTTTTAAGGTTGGTAAAAGTAGATAGAATAGAAGATAGTAAAGCCCCGTTTAAAGAGGTATATGACCCAGGACATCCAGACGCAGATGCAAGAGGAATTGTCAAATATCCTAACGTAGACGTAATAACTGAGATGGTTGAGCTTATTTCAGCCGGCAGGGCTTATGAGGCAAACCTTTCTGTGCTTTCTACTTCTAAAAGTATGACCCAAAGAACTTTAGAGCTTTTAAAGTAAAAAGGAGGTGAAGGGATAAGATGAAAGTTAATCCATCGTTGTTAAATAGTTATCAAAAAGTGGGTAGTCTCACTCAAAAAGAAAAGGTAGAGGTTCCCAGTTTTAAAGATTTTTTAGTAGAAAAAATAAAAGAAGTTGACCAGGCTCAAAAACAGGCTTTAGCCTCCATCGAAGCCTTGGCTAAGGGTGAGGAAGTAGACCTTTCCGATGTGGCTCTTACCATTTCCAAGGCTGACACCAATTTTAAACTGCTCTTAAGGATAAGAAATAAAGTGCTTGAGGCCTATCAAGAAATCATGAGAATGCAAATCTAAGCTTAGGGGAAGACTGAAATGGCAATGCCTAATCTTAGGGAACTCCCTGATCAACTAAAAGAGTTTTGGTCTAAGTTAGATACCAGAAAACGTTTGATGCTTATAGGAGGAAGTTTAGGTCTTACTCTTTTGTTGGTTTTAGGGGTATGGTTTATTTCTAAACCAAGCTGGGGATTGCTTTATCGGAGTATGGATGAAGTTTCTAACAGTCAGATTATACAGTATTTAAAAGAGCAAAAAATCCCTTATAAAGTTGAGACAGACGGAAGTATTTATGTTCCTAAAGATAAGGTACCTGAGCTTCGTATGGAAATCGCTGGTAAAGGATTAGTAGGGGGTTATCGCGGTCCTGGGTTTGAACTTTTTGATAAAGAACAGATGGGTCTTACTGAATTTCAAGAAAAGGTAAACTATCAGAGGGCTTTAGAAGGCGAGTTGGCAAGAAGTATTCAAGGAATAAAGGGAATAAAATCGGTCAGGGTCCATTTAGCCATGCCTAAGGAAAGTCTTTTTATCGAAGAAGAAAAACCTCCAAAAGCCTCTGTTTTGATAGAACTTCTTCCTGGGTATGAACTTTCTCCTAATCAAGTAAGGGGGATTGTAAATTTTGTAAGCGGTGCTGTTCCTAAGCTTGACCCTAAAAATATAACCATCGTTGATGCTACTACCGGAAAAAGCATTAGACTTCCCTCTGAAGAGGAAGAATTTACTACTACTCAACTGGCTTATAAGAAAAAGATAGAGGATGAACTAAAAGCCAAGATAGAAGATATGTTAGAAAAGGCTTTAGGTCCGGGAAAGGCGGTTGCTCAGATTGCGGTAGACCTTTCTTTTGATAAAGAAAAACTGATGGAAGAGACCTACGACCCAGAAGGCACTGCGGTAGTCTCTGAAGAGGCAGAAGAAGAACAAAAGACCTCTAAGGGACCTTCGGAGGGAGGGATAGCAGGGGTTAAAGGTGCTCTTGAGCAAAAATTTGAGGCCACCTCTCCAGAGCAACCCCAAGGCGAAACTTACTTTAGAAAAAAGGTAGTAAGAAACTACGAGGTAAGTAAAAAGGTAAGGAACCTTGAAATTTCTCCAGGAGGTATTAAAAAAATAAGTGTAGCAGTGTTGGTTGATAAATCAGTGCTTACTGACAATTCTACCGAAAAAGTGGTATGGTTAGAAAATTTAGTAAAAGGTGCTATTGGCTATAATCCAGATAGAGGAGATGAAGTTAAGGTTGAGGCTAAAGAATTTACTAAACCACCGATAGTTAAACCTGGGGTTATGGATTACGCAGCTAAGTTTTATAAACCATTACTGATAGTTTTAGGTTTGATAGTCCTTTATCTTTTGGTGATAAGACCACTACTTAAAAGCCTTGCACCTAAGCCTACCCCAGCTCCTGAGTTAGAAAAGGTTGCTGAAGCTGTTCCTCCTACCTTAGAGGCTAAGGTTCCTGAAGAAGAGGGCCCTTTACCTCAGGAGGTTGCTTTAGGTATTATACACAGTCAGCCTGAAAAAGCTGCTATGTTGGTTAAAAAATGGCTCTTAGAAGAAACCTTAGAAGAAAGAAAGAAAGCTTTGGCAGAGGCTGGATAAATAGGTTATGGCTAAGATAGACCCTGATAAACTTACCGGTCCTCAAAAAGCAGCTATTTTTCTTATGTTAATGGGAGACGAATTTACCTCCGAGGTGTATAAGTACTTAGATGAAGACGACATAAAACGCATCGGTATAGAAATGGCTAAGATAGAATATATTCCTGCTGAAGCAGTAAAGAAAGTACTTGAAGAGGCTAACATTGAAGCCAAAGAAATGTTAGGAGATGTAACCATCTCTCCTGAAGAGTTTTTAAAACAGTCTCTTATTCGGGCTTATGGAGAAAAAGGAAAGGAACTTTTTGAGGAAATAAAAAAAGAGATAGGTCCAGAGACCTTTAAAAAACTTAAGAAACTTGACCCTAAAACTATAGCCAGTTTTTTAGCAAACGAGCATCCCCAAACTGTAGCCATCATTTTAGTCCACTTAGACCCAGAACTTTCAGGTCAAGTTATGCAGTTCCTACCAGATAAGCTTAGAGCAGAGGTGCTTTTAAGAATAGCCCTTTTAAACAAAGTAGACCCAGAGATAGTTAAAGAGATAAGCGATGCTTTGGAAAGTGAACTTCAAAGCGTAGGCGGGGCGTTGGGTAAAAAAATCGGAGGCCCTGAAAAGGCTGC is a genomic window containing:
- the fliF gene encoding flagellar basal-body MS-ring/collar protein FliF, which encodes MPNLRELPDQLKEFWSKLDTRKRLMLIGGSLGLTLLLVLGVWFISKPSWGLLYRSMDEVSNSQIIQYLKEQKIPYKVETDGSIYVPKDKVPELRMEIAGKGLVGGYRGPGFELFDKEQMGLTEFQEKVNYQRALEGELARSIQGIKGIKSVRVHLAMPKESLFIEEEKPPKASVLIELLPGYELSPNQVRGIVNFVSGAVPKLDPKNITIVDATTGKSIRLPSEEEEFTTTQLAYKKKIEDELKAKIEDMLEKALGPGKAVAQIAVDLSFDKEKLMEETYDPEGTAVVSEEAEEEQKTSKGPSEGGIAGVKGALEQKFEATSPEQPQGETYFRKKVVRNYEVSKKVRNLEISPGGIKKISVAVLVDKSVLTDNSTEKVVWLENLVKGAIGYNPDRGDEVKVEAKEFTKPPIVKPGVMDYAAKFYKPLLIVLGLIVLYLLVIRPLLKSLAPKPTPAPELEKVAEAVPPTLEAKVPEEEGPLPQEVALGIIHSQPEKAAMLVKKWLLEETLEERKKALAEAG
- the fliG gene encoding flagellar motor switch protein FliG; its protein translation is MAKIDPDKLTGPQKAAIFLMLMGDEFTSEVYKYLDEDDIKRIGIEMAKIEYIPAEAVKKVLEEANIEAKEMLGDVTISPEEFLKQSLIRAYGEKGKELFEEIKKEIGPETFKKLKKLDPKTIASFLANEHPQTVAIILVHLDPELSGQVMQFLPDKLRAEVLLRIALLNKVDPEIVKEISDALESELQSVGGALGKKIGGPEKAAEVLSHAGRELEDEILSEIEDENPTLAEEIRKYLFTFEDFLNVDDFAIQTLLREISTDDLKLALKGASPEIREKFFRNMSKRAADLMKEELEMMGPVRISEVEKAQQNIIRIAKKLEQEGKIILSKGEEEFV
- the flgC gene encoding flagellar basal body rod protein FlgC codes for the protein MRLLDISKVAASGLFAQRTRLNVAATNIANAQVTRTLEGGPYKAKNVVLKAVPLKDRENLLRLVKVDRIEDSKAPFKEVYDPGHPDADARGIVKYPNVDVITEMVELISAGRAYEANLSVLSTSKSMTQRTLELLK
- the fliE gene encoding flagellar hook-basal body complex protein FliE, whose protein sequence is MKVNPSLLNSYQKVGSLTQKEKVEVPSFKDFLVEKIKEVDQAQKQALASIEALAKGEEVDLSDVALTISKADTNFKLLLRIRNKVLEAYQEIMRMQI
- a CDS encoding sigma-54 dependent transcriptional regulator, producing MRGKVVLIGDSLEIKLLKDFLEEREIETFWSSKKEAFPKIDPNEIDVMVYELDYPQTKSLEILHQLFNQGVKNIVFLAEKADLEDAVEFVKHGAYDFKLLSTPLELIEKTVLFALEDKRILWQEESFITRDPYMLDILKKLEVVSQSKVPVLLIGESGTGKELLAKYIHQKSPRRFGPFIAINCAALPETLLESELFGYEKGAFSGANFRKKGKIELAEGGTLFLDEIAEMNPNLQSKLLRVLQEGEVDRLGGYHPIKVDVRFLAATNRDIEKEVQEGRFRSDLYYRLNVITVKIPPLRERKEDVKFLSSFFLEKFSRLYRKTLKGFSEETQKFLLEYPFPGNVRELKNMIERAVLICEKDVIEVKHLIDPFSQNEKREMSLGMNFDNKSSDLVVKPLEELEREAIMKALEVAKGNKTRAAELLGITVRTLRNKLKQYQATKFSEGRI
- the flgB gene encoding flagellar basal body rod protein FlgB — protein: MWGLFEKTFNTVKLALNLRAKKHSLLASNIANVDTPGYRRRDLPFEKIMQTYLSNESNLKTTRPKHFTGKENLVKKMTEEMERVQTLGTPNNVSLEEEISLLTENQLMYEATLQALAKELERLKEAITEGGK